From Actinopolymorpha cephalotaxi, one genomic window encodes:
- a CDS encoding AAA family ATPase, whose amino-acid sequence MRGHPVPILFISGPPGVGKTTVAWEIFGQLVDAGDAPALVDLDLLGACRPVPGDDPYNERMKARNLGAMWRNYRAAGARCVLAAGVVESRDGLAMYADAVPNAAAVLCRLHTGQEELAARIVGRGRERGADLDKLTRRAAELSAQFERDDVADFRVDTDGRDVAEVARAVLAAADWLRTTGVSARS is encoded by the coding sequence ATGCGTGGTCACCCGGTGCCGATCCTGTTCATCTCCGGTCCACCCGGCGTCGGCAAGACAACGGTGGCGTGGGAGATCTTCGGGCAGCTCGTCGACGCCGGCGACGCACCAGCGCTCGTGGACCTGGACCTTCTCGGCGCCTGCCGGCCCGTTCCCGGCGACGACCCGTACAACGAGCGGATGAAGGCCCGCAACCTCGGCGCGATGTGGCGGAACTACCGAGCCGCGGGGGCGCGATGTGTGCTGGCCGCCGGGGTGGTCGAGTCGCGGGACGGCCTCGCGATGTACGCGGACGCGGTTCCGAACGCCGCTGCGGTCCTGTGCAGGTTGCACACGGGCCAGGAGGAACTGGCGGCTCGCATCGTCGGCCGCGGCCGCGAGCGCGGAGCCGACCTCGACAAGCTGACGCGACGGGCCGCGGAGTTGTCGGCGCAGTTCGAACGCGACGACGTCGCCGACTTCCGCGTCGACACCGACGGGCGCGACGTCGCCGAGGTCGCGCGCGCGGTGCTGGCCGCCGCGGACTGGCTCCGGACAACCGGCGTATCCGCGAGATCCTAG
- a CDS encoding HNH endonuclease signature motif containing protein, translating to MSDGGGYFGGDLGDGPGRRRVLPGGFADVPGGPRLAVLLASVDRGVCNGFEVEERARAWRRLIGWAEAECLAEVNELAYAEPGMPDEPAQRSPEMDPMTQAVLEPLLRWSGYHASWYLALALTLPRLPRTRAALASGQLELPDVRAIVDRITDAKPDLWDAIEDAIFPKVLELRGGLLRAKVEAEVVKADPEAAGKRHRAARTGRNVAIWPAVDGVADLAIRGLSADQAAEAYGYIDAIARAVKSAGDPRKLSQLRADVAYSLLSGSADLIDCSAPVSKDNHADQGQSTQDHAAQDHAAQDHAAQDHAAQSQAAQDEAQDDSGQDDSGQQPADGDTPQERAGGEQVGGEQVEDEPQAQEDMRPASENERAQDETGQGGEGRCAVHRFPDHDLHDSWCECGNCAPAPVASCSVCGTAAMNGVRVHDTAAHEAAARNAEPPDPPDPPDPPGRPDPPDPLGRPDPPDPLGRPDPPTDESTPPPPPWTSSQPSWGPIKTRAKVQLNMPLTTLMGLSTQPGELGGFGPIITEVARRIVANHLDNPEARFSVGVTHPVTGRLLHLHPIPARFLRGLQAELVHARDQRCVWTTCRRPAATCHLDHNTEYADGGETSVDNIAPLCPRHHKAKTERDWKLKQTGPGEHSLTDPFGRQYHSGAPSLTDPVVPAEPEAATAGARRAEDDLPPF from the coding sequence ATGAGCGACGGCGGTGGATACTTCGGCGGTGACCTGGGCGATGGTCCGGGTCGTCGCCGGGTGCTGCCGGGCGGGTTCGCTGATGTGCCGGGTGGGCCGCGGCTTGCGGTGCTGCTCGCCTCGGTGGATCGCGGGGTGTGTAACGGGTTCGAGGTGGAGGAGCGGGCCAGGGCGTGGCGGCGGCTGATCGGCTGGGCGGAGGCCGAGTGTCTGGCCGAGGTGAACGAGCTGGCCTACGCCGAACCCGGTATGCCCGACGAGCCGGCGCAGCGCAGTCCCGAGATGGACCCGATGACCCAGGCCGTGCTGGAACCTTTGCTGCGGTGGTCGGGCTACCACGCCAGCTGGTATCTGGCGCTGGCCCTCACCCTGCCCCGCCTGCCCCGGACACGAGCAGCGCTGGCGTCCGGGCAGTTGGAGCTCCCCGACGTGCGGGCGATCGTGGACCGGATCACCGACGCGAAACCCGACCTGTGGGATGCGATCGAGGACGCGATCTTCCCGAAGGTGCTGGAACTGCGGGGCGGGCTGTTGCGGGCCAAGGTCGAAGCCGAGGTCGTCAAAGCCGACCCCGAGGCTGCCGGTAAACGCCACCGCGCCGCGCGGACGGGGCGGAACGTCGCGATCTGGCCCGCCGTGGACGGTGTCGCCGACCTCGCGATCCGCGGCCTGTCCGCTGATCAGGCCGCGGAGGCGTACGGGTACATCGACGCGATTGCCCGTGCCGTCAAGTCCGCCGGTGACCCGCGCAAGCTGAGCCAACTACGCGCCGACGTCGCCTACTCCCTGCTCAGTGGTTCCGCCGACCTCATCGACTGCTCGGCTCCGGTGAGCAAGGACAACCACGCCGACCAGGGCCAGAGCACGCAGGACCACGCCGCGCAGGACCACGCCGCGCAGGACCACGCCGCGCAGGACCATGCCGCGCAGAGCCAGGCCGCGCAAGACGAGGCGCAGGACGACTCCGGGCAGGACGACTCCGGGCAGCAGCCCGCGGACGGTGACACTCCGCAGGAGCGGGCCGGCGGCGAGCAGGTCGGCGGCGAGCAGGTCGAAGACGAGCCGCAGGCCCAAGAGGACATGCGGCCCGCGAGCGAGAACGAGCGGGCGCAGGACGAGACCGGGCAGGGTGGGGAGGGGCGCTGTGCCGTGCACCGGTTCCCCGACCACGACCTGCACGACAGCTGGTGTGAGTGCGGGAACTGTGCTCCGGCACCGGTGGCCAGCTGCAGCGTGTGTGGTACGGCCGCGATGAACGGGGTCCGAGTCCACGACACCGCCGCCCACGAGGCCGCAGCCCGCAACGCCGAGCCGCCGGATCCGCCGGATCCACCTGATCCGCCGGGTCGGCCTGATCCGCCGGATCCGCTGGGTCGGCCTGATCCGCCGGATCCGCTGGGTCGGCCTGATCCACCGACAGACGAGTCCACACCGCCGCCACCGCCGTGGACCTCTTCGCAGCCGAGCTGGGGTCCGATCAAGACGCGCGCCAAGGTGCAGCTGAACATGCCGCTGACCACCCTGATGGGGCTGTCCACCCAGCCCGGCGAACTCGGCGGGTTCGGGCCCATCATCACCGAGGTGGCTCGCCGGATCGTGGCGAACCACCTCGACAACCCCGAAGCCAGATTCAGTGTCGGGGTCACCCACCCGGTCACCGGACGGTTACTGCACCTGCACCCGATCCCGGCGAGGTTCCTGCGCGGACTGCAAGCCGAGCTCGTCCATGCCCGCGACCAGCGCTGCGTATGGACCACCTGCCGAAGACCAGCCGCCACCTGCCACCTCGACCACAACACCGAGTACGCCGACGGCGGAGAAACCTCCGTCGACAACATCGCGCCGTTGTGCCCACGCCACCACAAGGCCAAGACCGAACGGGACTGGAAACTGAAGCAGACCGGACCCGGCGAACACAGCCTCACCGACCCGTTCGGCCGCCAGTACCACAGCGGAGCGCCCTCCCTCACCGACCCGGTGGTGCCGGCCGAGCCAGAAGCCGCCACCGCCGGTGCGAGGAGGGCCGAGGATGACCTGCCACCGTTCTGA
- a CDS encoding phosphotransferase encodes MNHRGEGRPPDEPPQLPRFGPIRQVPPDGVLRAMPGASSGTRWRTDRFGGDEDHYPNGGIWQFTARPPASEPTSEPAADASFSTMVKRTGVNHLGTDPVWRGRPDPADPQWWGREAAFYESDLATSGWAPGVRAAHCYAVDDHDGCRDVWLETVNVPATLDVCERAVAGLARWQVATASARHSWLSEDWIPTHVRRRDLDNARTLAHPAWPSAIERGLDPALRDVVADRITDPARIRQLLKGFPRVLTHYDFHNANLGLVADKVAIIDWAYVGWGPIGHDTGHLAADVAGRELPPDKVWEVLLSAYCDALTEAGWTGDPAVVRRATTTSNVLRLGWQIDHVLSIVEDLRDDAIPAVNARLRLFAELQASPEMMR; translated from the coding sequence ATGAACCACCGCGGCGAGGGGCGCCCGCCGGACGAACCACCGCAGCTGCCGAGGTTCGGTCCGATCCGACAGGTCCCGCCGGACGGCGTACTGCGGGCGATGCCCGGGGCCTCCTCCGGGACCCGATGGCGGACGGACCGGTTCGGCGGCGACGAGGACCACTATCCGAACGGCGGCATCTGGCAGTTCACGGCGCGCCCACCGGCCTCCGAACCGACTTCCGAACCGGCCGCCGACGCGTCGTTCAGCACGATGGTGAAACGCACCGGAGTCAACCACCTCGGCACCGACCCGGTGTGGCGTGGCCGGCCCGATCCGGCGGATCCGCAGTGGTGGGGGCGGGAGGCCGCGTTCTACGAGTCCGACCTCGCCACCTCCGGATGGGCTCCCGGCGTGCGCGCCGCCCACTGCTATGCGGTCGACGACCACGACGGCTGTCGCGACGTGTGGCTGGAGACGGTGAACGTCCCGGCGACCCTGGACGTCTGCGAACGCGCGGTCGCGGGCCTGGCCCGGTGGCAGGTCGCCACGGCGAGCGCCCGGCACTCCTGGCTGTCCGAGGACTGGATCCCCACTCACGTCCGCCGTCGCGATCTGGACAACGCGCGTACGCTGGCGCACCCGGCCTGGCCGTCGGCGATCGAACGCGGTCTCGACCCGGCCCTCCGCGACGTGGTCGCGGACAGGATCACCGACCCGGCGAGGATTCGCCAACTTCTCAAGGGGTTTCCGCGGGTCCTCACCCACTACGACTTCCACAACGCCAACCTCGGCCTGGTCGCGGACAAGGTCGCGATCATCGACTGGGCGTACGTCGGCTGGGGCCCGATCGGGCACGACACCGGCCACCTGGCGGCGGACGTCGCCGGCCGCGAACTGCCGCCGGACAAGGTGTGGGAGGTGCTGCTGTCGGCGTACTGCGACGCCCTCACGGAGGCAGGTTGGACCGGTGACCCGGCCGTCGTGCGCCGGGCGACGACGACGTCGAACGTCCTGCGCCTGGGCTGGCAGATCGACCACGTCCTGAGCATCGTCGAGGATCTGCGCGACGACGCGATCCCCGCCGTGAACGCCAGACTTCGGCTGTTCGCCGAGCTTCAGGCCTCGCCGGAGATGATGCGGTGA
- a CDS encoding DUF3224 domain-containing protein: MSNSVEQPERQRTGQSTVVVVDYDLRVVSPADDSGISLVSTVLTEQFTGSLAGTGVADHVRVVRADGTDTFTGVERFDGTLDGRPGSFVLTAQGYTTGAGFVHGHWEVVPGSATRELTGLRGHGVFTFVPEHGEAADAATTDGPGRGAAADTFTYWYEK; encoded by the coding sequence ATGTCGAACAGCGTGGAGCAACCAGAACGTCAGCGAACTGGCCAGAGCACGGTGGTGGTGGTCGACTACGACCTCAGGGTCGTGAGCCCGGCGGACGACAGTGGAATCTCGCTGGTGTCGACGGTGCTGACCGAGCAGTTCACCGGGTCCCTCGCCGGGACCGGGGTCGCCGACCACGTCCGGGTGGTACGCGCGGACGGCACCGACACCTTCACCGGCGTCGAGCGGTTCGACGGCACGCTCGACGGCCGGCCGGGGTCGTTCGTACTCACCGCGCAGGGATACACCACGGGAGCCGGATTCGTGCACGGGCACTGGGAGGTCGTGCCCGGGTCGGCCACCCGGGAGCTGACCGGGCTGCGAGGTCATGGCGTGTTCACCTTCGTCCCCGAGCACGGTGAGGCGGCGGACGCTGCGACGACAGACGGCCCCGGACGTGGCGCGGCGGCGGATACCTTCACCTACTGGTACGAGAAGTGA